A stretch of the Glycine soja cultivar W05 chromosome 13, ASM419377v2, whole genome shotgun sequence genome encodes the following:
- the LOC114381840 gene encoding photosystem II 22 kDa protein, chloroplastic-like, which produces MAQTVLFLSSSTVPGSANYSIDLKKDSLIHLQNQGLRPKISHLFFIPLPSASYSFSSSSSRTFITALAFFKTKTPSKVVKSKPKPKVEDAIFGSSGGFGFTKVNELFVGRVAMLGFSAPSLGEAITGKGIIAQLNLETGMPIYEALLLFTLLGAIGALVYRGKFLYDLPTELNKAVIPPGKGLSEGQGGPLNKTKIERLLMCWWAFTGLTHIIIEGYFVFSPELFKDKTGFFLAEVWKEYSKADSRYAGRDAGVVTIEGLTAVLEGPASLLAVYTIATGKSYNYILQFAISLGQLYGVAVYYITAILEGDNFSASSFYYYAYYIGANALWTSIPSIIAIRSWRKICAAFQVQQGGQIKKPKVR; this is translated from the exons ATGGCTCAAACAGTGTTGTTCTTGTCTTCTAGCACTGTCCCTGGCTCTGCTAACTATTCCATAGATCTGAAGAAAGACTCTTTGATCCATCTTCAGAATCAAGGATTAAGGCCCAAAATTTCTCATCTCTTCTTCATTCCACTACCTTCAGCTTcttattcattttcttcttcttcatctcgCACATTTATTACAGCTTTGGCCTTCTTCAAAACAAAGACTCCCAGCAAG GTTGTGAAGTCCAAGCCAAAGCCTAAGGTTGAAGATGCCATTTTTGGCTCTTCTGGTGGGTTTGGTTTTACTAAGGTGAACGAACTCTTTGTTGGTCGTGTTGCCATGCTCGGTTTTTCT GCACCATCGTTGGGTGAAGCAATTACTGGCAAAGGAATCATAGCACAACTTAATCTGGAAACTGGAATGCCCATATATGAAGCACTTCTACTTTTCACACTACTAGGAGCCATTGGAGCACTTGTTTACCGTGGCAAATTTCTTTATGACCTTCCCACTGAACTCAATAAGGCAGTCATTCCTCCAGGCAAAGGACTCAGTGAAGGCCAAGGAG GACCCCTTAACAAAACCAAAATTGAGAGACTACTGATGTGTTGGTGGGCCTTCACAGGCCTCACGCACATTATAATTGAGggttattttgttttctcaCCAGAGCTTTTCAAGGATAAGACTGGCTTCTTCCTGGCTGAAGTTT GGAAGGAATATAGTAAAGCGGATTCAAGGTATGCAGGAAGGGATGCAGGGGTAGTTACTATTGAAGGACTAACAGCTGTTTTGGAGGGGCCAGCTAGTCTTTTAGCTGT ATATACAATAGCTACTGGAAAGTCATATAACTACATACTTCAATTTGCAATTTCTTTGGGCCAACTATACGGAGTTGCTGTTTATTATATAACAGCAATCTTGGAAGGTGATAATTTTTCTGCAAGCTCATTTTACTATTATGCATACTATATTGGAGCAAATGCATTGTGGACTAGCATACCCTCGATCATTGCAATACGCAGCTGGAGGAAGATCTGTGCAGCATTCCAGGTTCAACAAGGTGGCCAAATAAAAAAGCCTAAAGTTCGTTGA
- the LOC114381087 gene encoding uncharacterized protein At4g08330, chloroplastic-like isoform X1 — protein MDDSAFKRDGHFNRTYSCSSQRDVRYSCGTCGYELNLSSSNRNTASIGSKYGKSIKRGIISFFSIDLSRFTQVDEIQCVPHFDKHSWGLFRRRTKLLCRKCGNHIGNAYNGYTSSFPLVTDGAESSPSSKVVSHTKYDIRIRALQPSSSEESGIPVYA, from the exons ATGGATGATTCGGCGTTCAAACGAGACGGTCACTTTAACCGAACTTACTCCTGCTCTTCTCAGAGAGATGTCCGTTACAG CTGTGGCACTTGTGGTTATGAGCTGAACCTGTCCTCCTCGAACCGGAACACTGCATCCATTGGATCTAAATATGGGAAGTCCATAAAGCGAGGTATTATATCATTCTTCAGCATTGATCTTAGCAGATTTACCCAGGTTGATGAAATTCAGTGTGTGCCCCATTTTGATAAGCACTCATGGGGTTTGTTTCGCCGAAGAACCAAGCTTCTTTGTCGCAAATGTGGCAACCATATTGGAAATGCATACAATGGTTACACTTCGTCCTTTCCTCTTGTGACAGACGGAGCTGAATCATCTCCTAGCTCCAAAGTGGTCAGTCATACAAAATACGACATTCGCATTCGTGCCCTACAACCTTCATCTTCTGAAGAATCTGGAATCCCTGTGTATGCTTGA
- the LOC114381087 gene encoding uncharacterized protein LOC114381087 isoform X2 — MDDSAFKRDGHFNRTYSCSSQRDVRYSCGTCGYELNLSSSNRNTASIGSKYGKSIKRDGAESSPSSKVVSHTKYDIRIRALQPSSSEESGIPVYA; from the exons ATGGATGATTCGGCGTTCAAACGAGACGGTCACTTTAACCGAACTTACTCCTGCTCTTCTCAGAGAGATGTCCGTTACAG CTGTGGCACTTGTGGTTATGAGCTGAACCTGTCCTCCTCGAACCGGAACACTGCATCCATTGGATCTAAATATGGGAAGTCCATAAAGCGAG ACGGAGCTGAATCATCTCCTAGCTCCAAAGTGGTCAGTCATACAAAATACGACATTCGCATTCGTGCCCTACAACCTTCATCTTCTGAAGAATCTGGAATCCCTGTGTATGCTTGA